The Sphaerodactylus townsendi isolate TG3544 linkage group LG02, MPM_Stown_v2.3, whole genome shotgun sequence DNA segment ACGCTCAGCTTGTGTTTGCTGCCCAAACTCCAGTCTTACTTCTGATGAGATTATAACTTTGGCTATCTCTTTTCCTGTCATAAAAATCTGATGCCATATGACTCATTGCCACCTGAAAAGGTTGCTTAACTGGTCACCTGAATACAATGCTCAAGACCACTATACGTGATATGCACACACCCATTTTCTGCAATCCCTTGTGCATTTATTCCCAAAAGGGCTTGGTTACAATTCTATGGGTAACAGAAGGAGCACCCAAGTGCTCCAGAATCTCCTAATCATTGGGGTATGGGGGATTCTATTTCTAAAAGGGGGAAATCAGTTTCATCAGCCTGAAATTTAAAAATTAGAGGCATTCTAGGTTCCTTGACCATTTCAGTTCTCAGATACTCATGAAGGAACTAAAGATATCCAGCAAGGACAAGGAAGACATGCTTATCATAAtgacatttttttatttgttgttgttgttcaagcTACCTTGGTAAGCTTGAGATCTCCTGAGATTTGCAAATTTGTCACTCTTTGCATAGGCACAATACGGTGAGTGAAGTCACAGAGTTGACGCCCATCAAGCAGGATCCGAATCTGCTGATGCTCACACAAGAGCTCCATCTGAAAGACAGTAACAAGCTGAAGTCACCTGGGGATGGCAGCAGCATGGTCTAAATACAatcaaagggggggaaagagtgcAGAAGCCCTACGAATTGGCTTTCAGAAGTTCATAACTCATTGGTTTCTGTAGAGCTTCACTGAAGTTGGTTTCATGTTGGTTGTTTTGTAATGCACTGGAGAGATGATGGACAATGGCTAAAGACTACTAGGCAGTCTCCCTTCAGATTCTATAAATACTGAGAGCAGGTGGAGGTTGTGCTTTGCATGAATAGAGTCCTGTTCAGTCACAGTTAAAGGACCTCATAGGACAGCCATGGTCAATCAGAGAAGATATTGTACTGGATACATCAATGGTCTGATGTGTATAAGACAGCTTTAGGTTTCCATGATCCATACTGTCTAATAGGAGTACCTTAAAAGAGTCCCCTGCTGTAAATGGAAAGTAGGGAATtgtcttttcctctttcccccattTTCCAGCAATCCATGAATTCCGGACAATGGATTTCTCAGTAAAGTTGATTGCAAGTAACAACCCAACCTCTGCGGTTGCGTCCATAGGGTCACACAGCAAAGTCACGGAAAAACTGCAAAGAATTAAAATGTgttaaagaataaaaaataatctATCTAAAAGGGCAGTCTTATGAACAATAAAGAAAATTACTATGgttcatttatattccatctttcttctGTCACGGAACTTAAGGCAATGTCCATATGATAGTTTCCCCGCTAG contains these protein-coding regions:
- the LOC125425790 gene encoding galectin-related protein A-like encodes the protein MNITGQKRMTENDRGTNVEKYVGEIKGGLRPTMKITIMGVICPNPKSFSVTLLCDPMDATAEVGLLLAINFTEKSIVRNSWIAGKWGKEEKTIPYFPFTAGDSFKMELLCEHQQIRILLDGRQLCDFTHRIVPMQRVTNLQISGDLKLTKDSFLMYIEAWLTSTPLLKG